Proteins from a single region of Streptococcus mitis:
- the mvaD gene encoding diphosphomevalonate decarboxylase, whose amino-acid sequence MDREPVTVRSYANIAIIKYWGKKKEKEMVPATSSISLTLENMYTETTLSSLPTDATADAFYINGQLQNEAEHAKMSKIIDRYRPDGEGFVRIDTQNNMPTAAGLSSSSSGLSALVKACNAYFKLGLDRSQLAQEAKFASGSSSRSFYGPLGAWDKDSGEIYPVETDLKLAMIMLVLEDKKKPISSRDGMKLCVETSTTFDDWVRQSEKDYQDMLVYLKENDFAKVGDLTEKNALAMHATTKTASPAFSYLTDASYEAMDFVRQLRKQGEACYFTMDAGPNVKVLCQEKDLEHLSEIFGQRYRLIVSKTKDLSQDDCC is encoded by the coding sequence ATGGATAGAGAGCCTGTAACAGTACGTTCCTACGCAAATATTGCTATTATCAAATATTGGGGAAAGAAAAAAGAGAAAGAGATGGTGCCTGCTACTAGTAGTATCTCTCTGACTTTGGAGAATATGTATACGGAGACGACTTTGTCATCTCTACCGACGGATGCGACAGCTGATGCCTTTTATATCAATGGTCAGCTACAAAATGAGGCAGAGCATGCTAAGATGAGTAAGATTATTGACCGCTACCGTCCAGATGGTGAGGGCTTTGTTCGTATTGACACTCAAAATAATATGCCTACCGCAGCAGGCTTGTCATCAAGTTCTAGTGGTTTGTCTGCCTTGGTCAAGGCTTGCAATGCTTATTTCAAGCTTGGATTGGATAGAAGTCAGTTAGCGCAGGAAGCGAAGTTTGCCTCAGGATCTTCCTCTCGGAGTTTTTATGGACCATTAGGTGCCTGGGACAAGGATAGTGGAGAGATTTACCCTGTAGAGACAGACTTGAAACTAGCTATGATCATGTTGGTGCTAGAGGACAAGAAAAAACCAATTTCTAGCCGTGACGGGATGAAACTCTGTGTGGAAACTTCGACGACTTTTGACGACTGGGTGCGTCAGTCTGAGAAGGATTATCAGGATATGCTGGTTTATCTCAAAGAGAATGATTTTGCCAAGGTTGGGGATTTAACGGAGAAAAATGCTCTTGCTATGCACGCTACGACCAAAACAGCATCGCCAGCCTTTTCTTATCTGACGGATGCATCTTATGAAGCCATGGACTTTGTCCGTCAACTTCGCAAGCAAGGAGAAGCCTGCTACTTTACTATGGATGCTGGTCCCAATGTTAAGGTCCTCTGTCAAGAGAAAGACTTGGAGCATTTATCAGAAATTTTCGGTCAACGTTACCGCTTGATTGTGTCAAAAACAAAGGATTTGAGCCAAGATGATTGCTGTTAA
- the mvk gene encoding mevalonate kinase encodes MTKKVGVGQAHSKIILIGEHAVVYGYPAISLPLLEVEVTCKVVPAASPWRLYEEDTLSMAVYASLEYLDIKEACIRCEIDSAIPEKRGMGSSAAISIAAIRAVFDYYQADLPHDVLEILVNRAEMIAHMNPSGLDAKTCLSDQPIRFIKNVGFTELEMNLSTYLIIADTGVYGHTREAIQVVQSKGKDALPFLHALGELTQQAEDAISRKDAEGLGQILSQAHLHLKEIGVSSPESDSLVETALSHGALGSKMSGGGLGGCIIALAADLTQAQELAERLEEKGAVQTWIESL; translated from the coding sequence ATGACAAAAAAAGTTGGTGTCGGTCAGGCACATAGTAAGATTATTTTAATAGGGGAGCATGCGGTCGTTTACGGTTATCCTGCTATTTCCTTGCCCCTTTTGGAGGTGGAGGTGACTTGTAAGGTAGTTCCTGCAGCGAGTCCTTGGCGTCTCTATGAGGAGGATACCTTGTCCATGGCGGTTTATGCCTCGCTGGAGTATTTGGATATCAAAGAAGCCTGCATTCGCTGTGAGATTGATTCGGCTATCCCTGAAAAACGGGGAATGGGTTCGTCAGCTGCTATCAGCATAGCGGCTATTCGTGCGGTTTTTGACTACTATCAGGCCGACCTGCCTCATGATGTATTGGAAATCTTGGTCAATCGGGCTGAGATGATTGCCCATATGAATCCTAGTGGTTTGGATGCTAAGACCTGTTTAAGTGACCAACCTATTCGCTTTATCAAGAACGTAGGATTTACAGAGCTTGAGATGAATCTATCTACCTATTTGATAATTGCTGATACGGGCGTTTATGGTCACACTCGTGAAGCTATCCAAGTGGTTCAAAGTAAGGGCAAGGATGCCCTGCCGTTTTTGCATGCCTTGGGAGAATTAACCCAGCAGGCAGAAGATGCGATTTCACGAAAAGATGCTGAAGGACTGGGACAAATCCTCAGTCAAGCGCATTTACATTTAAAAGAAATTGGGGTTAGTAGTCCTGAGTCAGATTCTTTGGTTGAAACGGCTCTTAGCCATGGTGCTCTGGGTTCCAAGATGAGCGGTGGTGGGCTAGGAGGCTGTATCATAGCCTTGGCAGCCGATTTGACACAAGCTCAAGAACTAGCAGAAAGATTAGAAGAGAAAGGAGCTGTTCAGACATGGATAGAGAGCCTGTAA
- the cbpC gene encoding choline-binding protein CbpC yields MKILKKMMQVGLTAFFFGLLATNTVFADTTGGQFVDKDNRKYYVKDDHKAIYWHKIGGKTYYFGDKGEMVVGWQYVEIHGTGYRDNLFNNRPVLEIGLQEKWYYFGQDGALLEQTDKQVLEAKTSENTGKVYGEQYAPSAEKRTYYFDNNYAVKTGWTYEDGNWYYLNKLGISGDDSYNPLPIGEVAKGWTQDFHVTFGIDRSKPAPWYYLDPETGIMQTGWQNLGNKWYYLRSSGAMATGWYQEGSTWYYLDQSNGDMKTGWQYLGNKWYYLRSSGAMATGWYQDGSTWYYLNASNGDMKIGWFQVNGKWYYAYSSGALAVNTTVDGYYVNYNGEWVQ; encoded by the coding sequence ATGAAAATTTTGAAAAAAATGATGCAAGTTGGATTAACAGCATTTTTCTTTGGTTTGCTAGCTACAAATACTGTATTTGCGGATACCACAGGTGGCCAATTTGTTGATAAGGATAATAGAAAATATTATGTAAAAGATGATCATAAAGCAATCTATTGGCATAAAATAGGCGGTAAAACTTACTATTTTGGTGATAAAGGAGAAATGGTTGTCGGTTGGCAATACGTAGAAATTCATGGAACAGGTTATCGTGATAATTTATTTAATAATCGTCCAGTCTTAGAAATTGGCCTTCAGGAGAAGTGGTACTATTTTGGACAAGATGGTGCTTTGCTAGAACAAACAGATAAACAAGTACTAGAGGCAAAAACGTCTGAAAATACAGGAAAAGTATACGGTGAACAATATGCTCCATCTGCTGAAAAGAGAACTTATTATTTTGATAATAATTATGCTGTAAAGACAGGTTGGACTTATGAAGACGGCAATTGGTATTATTTAAATAAGCTAGGAATTTCTGGCGATGATTCTTACAATCCACTACCAATTGGTGAAGTTGCTAAGGGTTGGACTCAAGATTTCCATGTTACTTTTGGCATTGATAGAAGCAAACCTGCTCCGTGGTATTACCTAGACCCAGAAACTGGCATTATGCAAACTGGATGGCAAAACCTTGGTAACAAGTGGTACTACCTTCGTTCATCAGGTGCAATGGCAACTGGCTGGTATCAGGAAGGCTCAACTTGGTATTATTTAGACCAGTCAAATGGTGATATGAAAACGGGCTGGCAATACCTTGGTAACAAGTGGTACTATCTCCGTTCATCAGGAGCTATGGCAACTGGTTGGTATCAAGATGGTTCAACTTGGTACTACCTAAATGCAAGTAATGGAGATATGAAGATAGGCTGGTTCCAGGTCAATGGCAAATGGTACTATGCTTATAGCTCAGGTGCTTTGGCAGTGAATACGACCGTAGATGGCTACTACGTCAACTATAATGGCGAATGGGTTCAATAA
- a CDS encoding N-acetylmuramoyl-L-alanine amidase family protein, whose product MKTIKKLMQIALAVFFFGLLATSAVLADDADSEGWQFVQENGRTYYKKGELKETYWRVIDGKTYYFDPLSGEMVVGWQYIPFPSKGSTIGPYPNGIRLEGSPMPEWYYFGKDGVLQEFVGKQVLEVKTATNTNKHHGEQYDSPAEKRVYYFEDQRSYHTLKTGWVHDEKNWYYLQKDGGFDARIDSLTVGELVRGWTNDNSTWYYLDPTTATMQTGWKQLGNKWYYLRSSGAMATGWYQEGSTWYYLDAENGDMKTGWQYLGNKWYYLRSSGAMATGWVKDGSTWYYLNASNGDMKTGWTKVNGNWYYLNSSGAMVTGSQTIDGKVYNFASSGEWI is encoded by the coding sequence ATGAAAACAATAAAAAAATTGATGCAAATTGCATTAGCAGTCTTTTTCTTCGGTTTGCTAGCAACAAGTGCAGTATTGGCGGATGATGCTGATTCAGAAGGTTGGCAATTTGTCCAAGAAAATGGTAGAACCTACTACAAGAAGGGGGAACTCAAAGAAACCTACTGGCGAGTGATTGATGGGAAGACCTATTATTTTGATCCTTTATCTGGAGAGATGGTGGTCGGCTGGCAATATATTCCGTTTCCATCTAAAGGTAGTACAATTGGTCCTTACCCTAATGGTATAAGATTAGAAGGATCCCCAATGCCAGAATGGTACTACTTTGGTAAAGATGGGGTTCTTCAAGAATTTGTTGGCAAGCAAGTTTTAGAGGTAAAAACTGCTACAAATACCAATAAACATCATGGAGAACAATATGATAGTCCAGCAGAGAAACGAGTCTATTATTTTGAAGATCAACGTAGTTATCATACTTTAAAAACTGGTTGGGTTCATGATGAGAAAAACTGGTATTATTTACAGAAGGATGGTGGCTTCGATGCTCGTATCGACAGTTTGACGGTTGGGGAACTAGTGCGTGGCTGGACCAATGATAACTCAACTTGGTACTATCTAGATCCAACAACTGCTACAATGCAAACTGGTTGGAAACAACTTGGCAACAAGTGGTACTACCTTCGTTCATCAGGAGCCATGGCAACTGGCTGGTATCAGGAAGGCTCAACTTGGTACTATTTAGATGCTGAAAATGGCGATATGAAAACAGGCTGGCAATATCTTGGTAACAAGTGGTACTACCTTCGTTCATCAGGAGCCATGGCAACTGGTTGGGTGAAAGATGGTTCAACTTGGTACTACCTAAATGCAAGTAATGGAGATATGAAGACAGGTTGGACAAAAGTAAATGGAAACTGGTATTATCTCAATTCCTCTGGCGCAATGGTTACAGGTAGCCAAACTATCGATGGTAAAGTTTATAACTTTGCTTCATCTGGTGAGTGGATTTAA
- a CDS encoding response regulator transcription factor encodes MGKRILLLEKERNLAHFLSLELQKEQYRVDQVEEGQKALSMALQTDYDLILLNAHLGDMTAQDFADKLSRTKPASVIMVLDHREELQDQIETIQRFAVSYIYKPVIIDNLVARISAIFRGRDFIDQHCSQMKVPTSYRNLRMDVEHHTVYRGEEMIALTRREYDLLATLMGSKKVLTREQLLESVWKYESATETNIVDVYIRYLRSKLDVKGQKSYIKTVRGVGYTMQE; translated from the coding sequence ATGGGGAAACGGATTTTATTACTTGAGAAAGAACGAAATCTAGCTCATTTTTTAAGTTTGGAACTCCAAAAAGAGCAATACCGAGTTGATCAGGTTGAGGAGGGGCAAAAAGCCCTCTCCATGGCTCTTCAGACAGACTATGACTTGATTTTATTGAATGCTCATCTGGGGGATATGACAGCCCAGGATTTTGCAGACAAACTGAGTCGGACTAAGCCAGCCTCAGTCATCATGGTCTTGGACCATCGTGAAGAATTGCAAGATCAGATTGAGACAATCCAACGCTTTGCCGTTTCGTACATCTATAAGCCAGTTATTATTGATAATTTGGTGGCTCGTATTTCAGCGATTTTCCGAGGTCGGGACTTTATCGACCAACATTGTAGTCAGATGAAGGTTCCAACGTCTTATCGCAATCTGCGTATGGATGTAGAACATCATACCGTTTATCGTGGCGAGGAGATGATTGCTCTGACTCGTCGTGAGTATGACCTCTTGGCTACTCTTATGGGAAGCAAGAAAGTTCTGACTCGTGAACAGTTGTTGGAAAGTGTCTGGAAGTATGAAAGTGCGACCGAAACCAATATCGTGGATGTCTATATCCGTTATCTACGTAGCAAGCTTGATGTAAAAGGTCAAAAAAGCTACATTAAAACCGTGCGTGGTGTCGGTTACACCATGCAAGAATAG
- the gndA gene encoding NADP-dependent phosphogluconate dehydrogenase, which yields MTKANFGVVGMAVMGRNLALNIESRGYTVAIYNRSKEKTEDVIACHPEKNFVPSYDVESFVNSIEKPRRIMLMVQAGPGTDATIQALLPHLDKGDILIDGGNTFYKDTIRRNEELANSGINFIGTGVSGGEKGALEGPSIMPGGQKEAYELVADVLEEISAKAPEDGKPCVTYIGPDGAGHYVKMVHNGIEYGDMQLIAESYDLMQHLLGLSAEDMAEIFTEWNKGELDSYLIEITADILSRKDDEGQDGPIVDYILDAAGNKGTGKWTSQSSLDLGVPLSLITESVFARYISTYKEERVHASKVLPKPAAFKFEGDKAELIEKIRQALYFSKIISYAQGFAQLRVASKENNWNLPFADIASIWRDGCIIRSRFLQKITDAYNRDADLANLLLDEYFLDVTAKYQQAVRDIVALAVQAGVPVPTFSAAITYFDSYRSADLPANLIQAQRDYFGAHTYQRKDKEGTFHYSWYDEK from the coding sequence ATGACAAAAGCTAACTTTGGTGTCGTAGGTATGGCCGTAATGGGTCGTAACCTTGCCCTTAATATTGAATCACGTGGTTACACAGTTGCTATTTACAACCGTAGTAAAGAAAAAACTGAAGATGTAATTGCTTGCCATCCTGAAAAGAACTTTGTACCAAGCTATGACGTTGAAAGTTTTGTAAACTCAATCGAAAAACCTCGTCGTATTATGCTCATGGTTCAAGCTGGACCTGGTACAGATGCGACAATTCAAGCCCTTCTTCCTCACCTTGACAAGGGTGATATCTTGATTGACGGCGGAAATACTTTCTACAAAGATACAATCCGTCGTAATGAAGAATTGGCAAACTCAGGTATCAACTTTATCGGTACTGGGGTTTCTGGTGGTGAAAAAGGTGCCCTTGAAGGTCCTTCTATCATGCCTGGTGGACAAAAAGAGGCCTACGAATTGGTTGCAGATGTTCTTGAAGAAATCTCAGCTAAAGCACCAGAAGATGGCAAACCATGTGTGACTTACATCGGTCCTGATGGAGCTGGTCACTATGTAAAAATGGTTCACAACGGTATCGAGTATGGTGACATGCAATTGATCGCAGAAAGCTATGACTTGATGCAACACTTGCTAGGTCTTTCTGCAGAAGACATGGCTGAAATCTTTACTGAGTGGAACAAGGGTGAATTGGACAGCTACTTGATCGAAATCACAGCTGATATCTTGAGCCGTAAAGACGATGAAGGTCAAGATGGACCAATCGTAGACTACATTCTTGATGCCGCAGGTAACAAGGGAACTGGTAAATGGACTAGCCAATCATCTCTTGACCTTGGTGTACCATTGTCACTCATCACTGAGTCAGTATTTGCACGTTACATTTCAACTTACAAAGAAGAACGTGTACATGCTAGCAAGGTTCTTCCAAAACCAGCTGCCTTCAAATTTGAAGGAGACAAGGCTGAGTTGATTGAAAAAATCCGTCAAGCCCTTTACTTCTCAAAAATCATTTCATACGCACAAGGTTTTGCGCAATTGCGTGTAGCTTCTAAAGAAAACAACTGGAACTTGCCATTTGCAGATATCGCATCTATCTGGCGCGATGGCTGTATCATCCGTTCTCGTTTCTTGCAAAAGATTACAGATGCTTACAACCGTGATGCAGACCTTGCTAACCTTCTTTTGGATGAGTACTTCTTGGATGTTACTGCTAAGTATCAACAAGCAGTGCGTGATATCGTAGCTCTTGCTGTTCAAGCTGGTGTACCAGTGCCAACTTTCTCAGCAGCTATTACTTACTTTGATAGCTACCGTTCAGCTGACCTTCCAGCTAACTTGATCCAAGCGCAACGTGACTACTTTGGTGCCCACACTTACCAACGTAAAGACAAAGAAGGAACATTCCACTACTCTTGGTATGACGAAAAATAA
- the mapZ gene encoding cell division site-positioning protein MapZ → MSKKRHDRHITEHQEAQFDFDDAKELTVGEVMLKNEEVEAGVLPGDSILDKYVKQHKDEIEADKFETRQFSKDDLVEKEEVEEIEETQTLDNLLQELREGTGVDSPAPEDELSQFDDLELTRVSEAPLVEEFETEDIPTLYRVTDSEDGNSKKKWVLYGILAALVVLILGTGYYVYRQVDRSTKEIQTSQSTTNTQSDVEEFNNLYDAFYTDSNKTALKNSQFDKLGQLKTLLDKLEGSREYTLAKSKYDSLVTQIKAIQDVNAQFDKPAIVDGVLDTNAKAKSDAKFTDIKTGNTEIDKVLDKAISLGKSQQTAPSSSSSSQESSSSSTERATDNTSPSSSVSSNNSVSARDDSHGGLSSSGVDLQRASSRVPFNQSAVDDSNNSAWDFADGVLEKILATSRSRGYITGNQYILERVNIVNGNGYYNLYKPDGTYLFTLNCKTGYFVGNGSGHADALDY, encoded by the coding sequence ATGAGTAAGAAAAGACATGATCGTCATATAACAGAACATCAAGAAGCGCAATTTGATTTTGATGATGCCAAAGAGCTAACGGTTGGAGAAGTCATGCTAAAAAATGAAGAGGTGGAAGCAGGTGTATTGCCTGGAGATTCTATCTTGGACAAGTATGTGAAACAACATAAAGATGAAATTGAGGCAGATAAGTTTGAAACGCGTCAGTTTAGCAAGGATGATTTAGTTGAAAAAGAAGAGGTAGAAGAGATAGAGGAGACTCAGACTCTAGATAATTTACTTCAAGAGCTTCGTGAGGGAACAGGAGTAGATTCTCCAGCTCCAGAAGATGAGTTGAGTCAGTTTGATGATTTAGAATTAACACGAGTTTCAGAAGCACCTCTTGTAGAAGAATTTGAGACTGAAGATATTCCAACACTTTATCGAGTGACAGATAGTGAAGATGGAAATAGTAAGAAGAAATGGGTACTTTATGGTATTCTAGCAGCCTTAGTGGTTCTTATCCTTGGAACTGGTTATTATGTTTATCGTCAAGTGGATCGTTCTACCAAGGAAATCCAGACTTCTCAATCAACTACAAACACGCAGTCAGATGTGGAAGAATTCAATAATTTATATGATGCCTTCTATACAGATAGCAACAAAACGGCTTTGAAGAATAGCCAGTTTGATAAACTGGGTCAACTTAAAACCTTGCTTGATAAGCTAGAAGGTAGTCGTGAATATACGCTTGCAAAATCTAAGTATGATAGTCTAGTAACTCAAATCAAGGCCATTCAAGATGTCAATGCTCAATTTGATAAGCCAGCTATTGTAGATGGAGTTTTGGACACTAACGCTAAAGCTAAATCAGATGCTAAATTTACAGATATTAAAACTGGAAATACGGAGATTGATAAAGTGCTAGATAAGGCTATCAGTCTAGGTAAGAGTCAACAAACAGCTCCTTCAAGTTCAAGCTCAAGTCAAGAAAGTTCAAGTTCATCAACAGAGAGGGCTACAGACAACACAAGTCCATCTTCAAGCGTCTCATCAAACAATTCAGTTTCTGCACGTGATGATAGCCATGGCGGTTTATCAAGTTCTGGAGTTGACCTCCAGAGAGCTTCGAGTCGTGTGCCGTTCAATCAATCAGCTGTTGATGATAGCAATAATTCTGCATGGGATTTCGCGGATGGTGTCTTGGAAAAAATCCTAGCGACTTCACGTTCACGTGGTTATATCACTGGTAACCAATACATCCTTGAACGTGTCAATATCGTTAATGGCAATGGTTATTACAACCTCTACAAGCCAGATGGAACCTATCTCTTTACCCTTAACTGTAAGACAGGATACTTTGTTGGAAATGGTTCTGGACATGCGGATGCTTTGGACTACTAA
- a CDS encoding THUMP domain-containing class I SAM-dependent RNA methyltransferase, which translates to MKKEFNLIATAAAGLEAVVGREVRELGYDCQVENGRVRFQGDVRAIIETNLWLRAADRIKIIVGTFPAKTFEELFQGVFALDWENYLPLGARFPISKAKCVKSKLHNEPSVQAISKKAVVKKLQKHYARPEGVPLMENGPEFKIEVSILKDVATVMIDTTGSSLFKRGYRTEKGGAPIKENMAAAILQLSNWYPDKPLIDPTCGSGTFCIEAVMIARKMAPGLRRSFAFEEWNWISDRLIQEVRTEATKKVDRELELDIMGCDIDARMVEIAKANAQVAGVAGDITFKQMRVQDLRSDKINGVIISNPPYGERLSDDAGVTKLYAEMGQVFAPLKTWSKFILTSDEAFETKYGSQADKKRKLYNGTLKVDLYQYFGQRVKRQEVK; encoded by the coding sequence ATGAAAAAAGAATTTAATTTAATCGCTACTGCTGCAGCGGGTCTTGAGGCTGTCGTTGGTCGTGAAGTACGAGAGTTGGGCTACGATTGTCAGGTTGAAAATGGACGTGTTCGTTTTCAAGGAGACGTGAGAGCCATTATCGAAACCAACCTCTGGCTTCGGGCAGCAGATCGTATCAAGATTATCGTAGGAACGTTCCCAGCTAAGACTTTTGAGGAGCTCTTTCAAGGAGTTTTCGCTCTAGATTGGGAAAATTATTTACCACTTGGAGCTCGATTCCCGATTTCAAAAGCCAAATGCGTTAAATCTAAGCTACACAATGAACCCAGTGTACAGGCTATTTCAAAGAAGGCCGTTGTTAAGAAGTTGCAAAAACACTACGCCCGCCCAGAAGGTGTTCCTCTGATGGAGAATGGCCCAGAGTTTAAGATTGAGGTTTCTATTCTGAAAGATGTCGCAACTGTCATGATTGATACGACCGGGTCTAGCCTCTTTAAACGTGGCTATCGTACTGAAAAAGGTGGTGCTCCTATTAAGGAAAACATGGCAGCAGCTATTTTGCAACTCTCTAACTGGTATCCAGACAAGCCCTTGATTGATCCGACCTGTGGTTCGGGGACTTTCTGTATCGAGGCAGTTATGATTGCTAGAAAGATGGCGCCTGGTCTTCGTCGCTCCTTTGCCTTTGAGGAATGGAACTGGATTAGCGATCGCTTGATCCAAGAAGTGCGCACAGAGGCGACTAAAAAAGTAGATCGTGAGCTTGAGCTAGATATCATGGGCTGCGATATCGATGCACGTATGGTGGAAATTGCTAAGGCCAATGCTCAAGTAGCAGGGGTTGCAGGAGATATTACCTTTAAGCAGATGCGCGTGCAGGATTTGCGTTCCGATAAAATCAATGGAGTGATCATCTCTAACCCACCTTATGGGGAACGCTTGTCAGATGATGCAGGAGTTACCAAACTCTATGCTGAGATGGGGCAAGTATTTGCACCGCTGAAAACGTGGAGCAAATTTATCCTAACTAGTGATGAAGCCTTTGAGACCAAGTACGGCAGTCAGGCGGACAAGAAGCGCAAGTTGTACAATGGAACTTTAAAAGTTGATTTGTATCAATATTTCGGTCAGCGTGTTAAGCGTCAGGAAGTAAAGTAG
- the gpsB gene encoding cell division regulator GpsB, with translation MASIIFSAKDIFEQEFGREVRGYSKVEVDEFLDDVIKDYETYAALVKSLRQEIAELKEELSRKPESAPVQAEPLEMTATTSMTNFDILKRLNRLEKEVFGKQILDNSDL, from the coding sequence ATGGCAAGTATTATTTTTTCAGCAAAAGATATTTTTGAGCAAGAGTTTGGACGTGAAGTCCGTGGATATAGTAAGGTTGAAGTTGATGAATTTTTGGACGATGTCATCAAGGACTACGAAACTTATGCTGCCTTAGTCAAGTCTCTCCGTCAAGAAATTGCAGAGTTGAAGGAAGAATTGTCTCGCAAACCTGAATCTGCACCGGTTCAAGCAGAACCACTTGAAATGACGGCTACAACTTCTATGACGAATTTTGATATTTTGAAACGACTAAATCGTCTTGAGAAAGAAGTATTTGGGAAACAAATTTTGGATAACTCTGATTTATAA
- a CDS encoding DUF1273 domain-containing protein: MTIALIMGYSNFDLGVFNEKDIRLKIIKKAIRRDLESLAEEGINWLVFTGNLGFESWVLDVANEMKEEYDFNLATIFDFETHGENWNEANQLKLSQFKQVDFVKYAYPKYEHMGQLRDYQRFLLENTDLAYFFYDPENETKLKFMDTLMKNQEGYRIKRLTFEDLNELAENFSEK; encoded by the coding sequence ATGACTATAGCTTTAATTATGGGATATTCTAATTTTGACTTGGGTGTCTTTAACGAAAAAGATATCAGGTTAAAAATTATAAAGAAAGCCATTCGCCGTGATTTAGAAAGTTTGGCAGAAGAAGGGATTAACTGGCTGGTCTTTACAGGGAACTTGGGATTTGAATCTTGGGTACTTGATGTCGCAAATGAAATGAAAGAAGAATATGATTTCAACCTAGCGACCATTTTTGATTTTGAAACACACGGGGAAAATTGGAATGAAGCGAATCAGCTTAAACTTAGCCAATTTAAGCAGGTAGATTTTGTCAAATATGCCTATCCTAAATATGAACATATGGGGCAACTACGAGACTACCAACGATTTTTACTGGAAAATACTGATTTAGCTTATTTTTTCTATGATCCAGAAAATGAGACCAAATTAAAATTTATGGATACCTTGATGAAAAATCAGGAAGGGTATCGCATAAAAAGGCTAACGTTTGAAGACCTAAATGAGCTAGCAGAAAATTTTTCTGAAAAGTAA
- the recU gene encoding Holliday junction resolvase RecU, producing the protein MVNYPHKISSKKNKTSISQPNNFANRGMTFEKMINATNDYYLTHGMAVIHKKPTPVQIVRVDYPQRSRAKIVEAYFRQASTTDYSGVYRGHYIDFEAKETRQKNAIPMKNFHLHQIQHMEQVLEQQGICFVLLHFSSKQETYLLPAFDLIRFYHQDKGQKSMPLGYIQEYGYLVKQGAFPQIPYLDIIKEHLLGGKTR; encoded by the coding sequence ATGGTCAACTATCCTCATAAAATTTCATCAAAAAAAAACAAAACATCCATTTCTCAACCAAATAATTTCGCAAATCGAGGAATGACTTTTGAAAAGATGATTAACGCTACAAACGACTACTATCTGACGCATGGTATGGCAGTTATCCATAAAAAACCCACGCCTGTTCAAATTGTCCGAGTAGACTATCCTCAACGTAGTAGAGCCAAAATTGTAGAAGCCTATTTTAGACAAGCTTCCACAACAGATTACTCTGGCGTGTATAGAGGACATTACATTGACTTTGAAGCCAAGGAAACACGACAAAAGAATGCTATTCCAATGAAGAACTTCCATCTTCACCAGATTCAACATATGGAACAAGTTCTAGAACAGCAGGGTATTTGCTTCGTACTGCTTCATTTTTCTTCTAAACAGGAAACTTATTTGTTGCCGGCATTTGATTTGATTCGCTTTTATCATCAAGATAAGGGGCAAAAATCTATGCCACTTGGATATATTCAAGAATATGGATATTTAGTAAAGCAAGGGGCTTTCCCTCAAATTCCCTATCTCGACATTATCAAAGAACATTTACTAGGTGGTAAAACAAGATGA